CGACCCTTAACATGGTGCCACCTCCCGTATATTAATTTATTGAACTCAGATCTTCTTTTCTGACATTTAAAACTAAGGATATCTGGTTAATAAGATCTTCAGAGGGGACACGATTCCCACGTTCGATTTCTCCAAGAACAGATACAGATAAACCTAACTCTGAAGCAAGTTGTTCTTGAGTGTACCCCTTTAGCTTTCGAAACGCTCTAATTCTTCTTCCCCAAATGGACTCTTCCATAACCGAACACCTTCTTTATCTAATAATTCTTGATACACTTGCTCTATTGTTTTCCCCATAGATTGAAAGTAAAGACTTGGAGCAATTTCCTTTAAAGGAATAATAACAAATCCTCGATCAAACATTCTAGGGTGCGGAATATTTAATTCATCCATCTCAATATTTTCTTGATTATATAGCAAAATGTCAAGATCTAATGTTCGAGGACCCCAGCGAACATTAAATTCTCTTCCAGCTTTTTGTTGAATCTCTTGGGTAATTCTCAAAAGCTCAAGAGGTGTAAAAGATGTCTCTATTTCAATAACCATATTTAAAAAATCAGCTTGATCAATGAAACCAATTGGAGATGTTTCATAAATTGAAGAACAACTTTTTATGGAAACATTTACATGATCTTTTAAGCTCTTTACTCCGTATTGTAAAAATTTGTAGCGATCACCGATATTTGACCCTAAAGAAAGATAAACCTTATTTAGCTTCATTTCTATTCCTCACTATTTCAACAGCAACAGAGTGATAGTGACCAACAATCGGTGGATTTGGTTTAATTACTTTAACCGTACAGGCATTTACCAGTATGAAACGTTGCAAAATTTGCTTAGCGATTTCTTCAGCTACTGCCTCAACTAACTTGTATGGAGGACCTTCTACTACCATTTTCACCACATCAAAGATTTCTGCGTAATTTATCGTTTGGTTCAGATCATCTGTTCTTCCAGCTTCTTTAAGGTTAGTTTCGAGGATAACGTCAACTATATACCTTTGTCCTAATTTGGTCTCCTCCGAAAATACTCCATGGTATCCATAAAACTGCATTTGATTTAAATAAATTTTATCCATCAACTACTACCTTTCCCATTAATATATCCATCATTTGAGCTGATCGAGATATCTCTAGCACGTCATGTACTCTCATAATGTGACAACCCTTTGTAATGCCAAAGCAAACCGTAGCTTGGGTACCTTCAAGACGTTCTTTAGGTGGTAAGTCTAAAGCGGTACCTACAACTGATTTTCTTGAGGTTCCAAGCAATACTGGATAACCTAACTGAACAATCTTATCTAAGTTTTGCATAACCTCAATGTTTTGCTGATAATTTTTTGCAAAGCCGATGCCAGGGTCTAGAATAATCTTGTCGTCTTCTACCCCAGCTTGTTCACATAAAGAGATACTCTCTTTTAGGTCAGAAATTACATCTTCAAAAAATGACGTGTACCTACGATTGTCACGATTGTGCGTTAAGACAATCGGTAACTTATGTATAGCAGCTAAGTCCGCAATTTTCGGTTCTGCCTTTGCGCCCCAGACATCATTAATAATTGTAGCCCCTGCTTCAATGGCTCGTTTTGCCACTTCATATTTATACGTATCGATAGAAATAGGAATATCGACGACATTTGATACAGCTTGAATAATCGGTATTACTCGCCTTAACTCTTCTTCTTCACTTACCTTTTCAGCTCCTGGTCTTGTCGATTCGCCACCAATATCAATAATATCAGCACCTTCCTCTACCATTCTAATTGCCCTAGAAACTGCCAAGTCTAGATCAGTATATTTCCCACCATCGGAAAAGGAATCTGGAGTTATGTTTAGGATACCCATTATTAAAGTTTTTTTAGAAAAGTCTAATTCATGCATTCCAAATCTCAACTATATTAACCCCTTTCTAGCTCCTTTATCGTACGAACGTTCTGCTTTGTATATTTACTATAAATGTCTTGCAGAAATTTTGTTAAATTGTTTTCAGCAGTAAGTCTTTGATTGTCTACAACGGTGATAGCTACTACTTCTTGAATTGAATTGGTAACAAAGATTTCATCAGCTTCTAATAACTCATTTTTTTTATAAAAGCCTTCCCTACAAGAAATTTTATTTAACTTGAGTATACTCATGACAAATCTTCTTGTTATTCCGTTTAATATTCCTGTCTGTACTGAAGGTGTAAATACTTGTCCATTCTTCACCCAAAATAGGTTAGAAACAACACCTTCAGCTAGAAACCCTTCTTTTGTAAGAAAGATCCCTTCTGTATCAAATGCCGGAGCTTCTCTCTTCCCAAAAATATTATTAAGGTAATGGTGAGACTTATAACGTATCTCCCCTTCAGGTGTATTTCTTACTGTATTCAAAAGTACTGCTTTTTTTTCACGAGCCAAAGGTGCATTAAGCGGTTTCATAAATATAATCACGTTGGGCTTTACATACGCTTCAGTTTGTAAGCCAATTGGTGCTTCACCAGCAGAAATATTAAATCGAACATAAGCATCAGTAAGGTTATTCAATAATAAAAGCCGATTTAATATTTGTAAAATTTGCTCCTTGTCCATTGAGTAGTGTATGTTTAACTCCCGTAAACTACTAACTAATCGCTGAAAATGGTCATCCAAAAGAAATGGATGACCATTGTAAATCCGGAATGTTTCAAATACGCCTACCCCATATAAAAAACCATGGTCAAAAGGAGAAATTCTTGCCTCATTTTCTTCAATAAATTCTCCATTTATATATATAAACATTTATTACCTCGAGTATTTTTCAATAAAATTTTTTAATAACTTTTTTCCATCTGCCGTCATGATTGACTCTGGGTGAAATTGAACCCCCTCAATTGGAAGTTCTTTATGACGAAGGGCCATAATCTCCCCTTCTGCAGTCTCTGCAGTGATTTCTAGACAATCAGGAAGCGTTTCTCTTTTTACGATTAGTGAATGATACCTAGTAGCCGTAAGTGGTAAAGCGATATCTTCAAAAATCGTTTTCCCATCATGAGACATTTCAGATGTCTT
This sequence is a window from Anaerobacillus alkaliphilus. Protein-coding genes within it:
- a CDS encoding helix-turn-helix domain-containing protein — encoded protein: MEESIWGRRIRAFRKLKGYTQEQLASELGLSVSVLGEIERGNRVPSEDLINQISLVLNVRKEDLSSIN
- the folK gene encoding 2-amino-4-hydroxy-6-hydroxymethyldihydropteridine diphosphokinase, with the translated sequence MKLNKVYLSLGSNIGDRYKFLQYGVKSLKDHVNVSIKSCSSIYETSPIGFIDQADFLNMVIEIETSFTPLELLRITQEIQQKAGREFNVRWGPRTLDLDILLYNQENIEMDELNIPHPRMFDRGFVIIPLKEIAPSLYFQSMGKTIEQVYQELLDKEGVRLWKSPFGEEELERFES
- the folB gene encoding dihydroneopterin aldolase, encoding MDKIYLNQMQFYGYHGVFSEETKLGQRYIVDVILETNLKEAGRTDDLNQTINYAEIFDVVKMVVEGPPYKLVEAVAEEIAKQILQRFILVNACTVKVIKPNPPIVGHYHSVAVEIVRNRNEAK
- the folP gene encoding dihydropteroate synthase — translated: MHELDFSKKTLIMGILNITPDSFSDGGKYTDLDLAVSRAIRMVEEGADIIDIGGESTRPGAEKVSEEEELRRVIPIIQAVSNVVDIPISIDTYKYEVAKRAIEAGATIINDVWGAKAEPKIADLAAIHKLPIVLTHNRDNRRYTSFFEDVISDLKESISLCEQAGVEDDKIILDPGIGFAKNYQQNIEVMQNLDKIVQLGYPVLLGTSRKSVVGTALDLPPKERLEGTQATVCFGITKGCHIMRVHDVLEISRSAQMMDILMGKVVVDG
- the pabC gene encoding aminodeoxychorismate lyase; its protein translation is MFIYINGEFIEENEARISPFDHGFLYGVGVFETFRIYNGHPFLLDDHFQRLVSSLRELNIHYSMDKEQILQILNRLLLLNNLTDAYVRFNISAGEAPIGLQTEAYVKPNVIIFMKPLNAPLAREKKAVLLNTVRNTPEGEIRYKSHHYLNNIFGKREAPAFDTEGIFLTKEGFLAEGVVSNLFWVKNGQVFTPSVQTGILNGITRRFVMSILKLNKISCREGFYKKNELLEADEIFVTNSIQEVVAITVVDNQRLTAENNLTKFLQDIYSKYTKQNVRTIKELERG